The Danio rerio strain Tuebingen ecotype United States chromosome 10, GRCz12tu, whole genome shotgun sequence genome contains a region encoding:
- the snrnp35 gene encoding U11/U12 small nuclear ribonucleoprotein 35 kDa protein translates to MEWSPVAKVYDPLKAGSIDGTDVEPHDAGVWRAMLARYKPNRGVCGDPDLTLFVARLNPQTTEEKLRDVFSKFGDIRRLRLVRDVVTGFSKRYAFIEYKEERSLKRAWRDANKLILDQYELLVDVEQERTLPGWRPRRLGGGQGGQKESGQLRFGGRDRPFRKPINLSTRRPAEPRGRETERERDRRDYRDRRHERTHTEDRTHRHTY, encoded by the exons ATGGAGTGGAGTCCGGTGGCGAAGGTGTACGACCCTCTGAAAGCGGGCAGCATTGACGGCACAGATGTGGAACCTCATGATGCGGGGGTGTGGCGGGCGATGCTGGCGCGCTATAAACCCAACAGAGGAGTCTGCGGAGACCCTGACCTCACTCTGTTCGTGGCCCGCCTCAACCCGCAGACCACCGAAGAAAAGCTCCGAGACGTCTTCTCCAAGTTCGGGGACATCCGGAG gctGCGTCTGGTGCGGGACGTGGTGACGGGTTTTTCCAAACGCTACGCCTTCATCGAGTATAAAGAGGAGCGTTCGCTGAAGAGAGCCTGGCGGGACGCTAATAAGCTGATCCTGGATCAGTATGAGCTGCTGGTGGATGTGGAGCAGGAGCGAACGCTGCCCGGTTGGAGGCCCCGGCGCCTGGGTGGAGGACAGGGCGGACAGAAGGAGTCCGGACAGCTGCGCTTCGGAGGACGAGACAGACCCTTCCGGAAGCCCATCAACCTGAGCACCAGGAGACCCGCGGAGCCCAGAGGGAGAGAGACGGAGCGGGAGCGGGACAGGAGAGACTACAGAGACAGGAGACACGAGAGAACACACACAGAGGACAGAACACACCGACAcacatactga
- the kmt5aa gene encoding N-lysine methyltransferase KMT5A-A (The RefSeq protein has 3 substitutions compared to this genomic sequence), protein MFPAVNEIKVQTWRRDQRGECPRRSAQCRLFSCAHRECAPAARSLENRGPENRTARPEATMSGDVLCNGHSAFHRLLKHSSSRTHEALVVKIIQENKNTPLFCTAPEPRRDSGVNGEFLLNSAELQDEQTLPLHCIHSAADITSSKHRKPARRKVKRSTKRAAESKSPANRKVTDYFPIRRSSRKSKSELKYEEKQHIDTLISNGIEDGMMVRFIEGKGRGVFATQPFQKGQYVVEYHGDLLQITDAKQREALYAQDPSTGCYMYYFQYLSKTYCVDATKESDRLGRLINHSKNGNCQTKLHAIAGKPHLILVASRDIQEGEELLYDYGDRSKSSIEAHPWLKH, encoded by the exons ATGTTTCCTGCCGTGAATGAGATAAAAGTGCAAACATGGCGGCGTGAGCAGCGGGGAGAGTGTCCGCGGAGGAGCGCTCAGTGTCGGCTGTTTTCCTGCGCTCACCGTGAATGCGCTCCAGCGGCCCGGAGCCTGGAGAACCGCGGACCGGAGAACCGCACAGCCCGGCCAGAGGCGACCATGAGCGGG gaCGTCCTGTGTAACGGACACTCGGCGTTTCACCGCCTGCTGAAGCACAGCAGCTCCAGAACTCATGAAGCGCTCGCTGTGAAGATCATCCAGGAGAACAAAAACACACGCCTGTTCTGCACAGCGCCCGagc ccagGAGAGACAGTGGTGTAAATGGCGAGTTCCTCCTCAACAGTGCAGAGCTGCAGGACGAGCAGACGCTTCCACTGCACTGCATCCACAGCGCTGCTGACATCACTTCCTCTAAACACAGGAAGCCGGCCCGCCGCAAAGTCAAGAGGTCCACCAAGAGAGC TGCTGAGAGCAAGAGTCCTGCAAACCGGAAGGTCACCGATTATTTCCCCATCAGAAGAAGCTCCAGAAAGAGCAAGAGTGAACTGAAG TATGAAGAGAAGCAGCACATCGACACACTGATCAGCAACGGCATCGAGGACGGGATGATG GTGCGCTTCATCGAGGGGAAGGGTCGTGGGGTTTTCGCGACGCAGCCGTTCCAGAAGGGTCAGTATGTGGTGGAATATCACGGAGATCTGCTGCAGATCACAGACGCCAAGCAGAGAGAGGCTCTATACGCACAAGACCCCTCCACCGGCTGCTACATGTACTACTTCCAGTATCTCAGCAAAACATACTG TGTGGACGCTACGAAGGAGTCGGATCGGCTGGGCCGGCTCATCAACCACAGTAAAAACGGGAACTGTCAAACCAAACTGCACGCCATCGCCGGAAAACCTCACCTGATCCTGGTGGCGTCCAGAGACATCCAGGAAGGAGAAGAGCTGCTGTACGATTACGGCGACCGCAGTAAATCCTCCATCGAGGCGCACCCGTGGCTCAAACATTAA